CTCGAGGTCCGGCCGGTGTTCACCGCCCACCCCACCGAGGCGGCCCGCCGCACGTTCCTCACCAAGCTGCGCAACCTGGCCGAGCTCCTGGCCCAGCGTACGGCGGCGACCTCCCCCGCCGACCTCCAGCGGGCCGACCGCCGGCTCGCCGAGGTCATCGACGGGATGTGGCAGACCGACGAGCTCCGCATCGACAAGCCCGACCCGCTCGACGAGGCGGCGTCGGTCCTCTACTACCTCACCGAGCTGGGCACCGAGGTCATCCCCGACCTGCTGGAGGACGTCGACCGGGAGCTGGAGCGTCTCGGCATCAGGCTGCCGGCGGCTGCCCGCCCGGTGTGCTTCGGCACGTGGGTGGGCGGCGACCGGGACGGGAACCCGAACGTCACCCCGGCGGTCACCCTCGCCGTGCTCATCCGGCTGCACGAGCGGGGCATCCAGGCGCTGATCCGGATCATCGACCAGCTCTTCCGCGACGTCAGCACCTCCAGCCGGCTCGCCGGGGTCTCGGCCGAGCTGGCCGCCTCCCTCCGCCAGGATGCCGAGCAGCTGCCCGACGTGTACGCCACCTTCGTCCGCCTGCACGCCGAGGAGCCCTACCGGCTCAAGTGCTGCTACATCCACCGCCGGCTGGAGAACACCGGCCACCGGTTCGCCCGGGGGATGGACCATTCGCCCGGCTGCGACTACGCCGACGCCGGCGAGCTGCTCGCCGAGCTCCAGCTCATGGATGCCTCGCTGCGCCGCTGCCACGGTGAGCGGATTGCCGACGGGCCGCTGCGCCGGGCGATCCGCACGATCGCCGCCCTCGGGTTCGGCCTGGCCACCATGGACGTCCGGGAGCACGCCGCCGCCCATCATGAGGTCGTCGGAACCCTGATCGACGAGGCAGGCGCTGCCCCGGTGCCCTACGCCAGCATGAGCCGGACCGAGCGCACCGCCTTCCTGGCCGCTGAGCTCCAGAGCCGCCGCCCTCTCGCCGGCCGCCTGCTGGCGCTCCAGGGTGACCAGGCCCGGACGATGGGCGCCTTCTCGGTGGTCCGGGACGCCCTCGACCGCTTCGGCCCGGGCGTGATCGAGAGCTACATCATCTCGATGAGCCGAGGGGCCGACGACGTCCTCGCCCCCGTCATCCTCGCCCGGGAGGCGGGCCTGATCGACCTCCACGCCGGCGTCGCCCGCATCGGCTTCGTGCCGTTGTTCGAGACCATCGACGAGCTCCGCCGGGCCGGGGCGATCATGGACGAGCTGCTGAACGATCCGGGGTACCGGCGGCTGGTGGCATTGCGGGGCGACCTGCAGGAGGTGCTGCTCGGCTACTCGGACTCCAACAAGGAGGCCGGGATCACCACGTCGCAGTGGGAGATCCACCGGGCGCAGCGCCAGCTCCGGGACGTCATGCAGCGCCACGGGGCGGTGCTGCGTCTGTTCCACGGCCGGGGCGGGAGCGTGAGCCGGGGCGGCGGGCCGACCCACGAGGCCATCCTGGCCCAGCCCTTCGGCACGCTCGAGGGCCAGATCAAGTTCACCGAACAGGGCGAGGTCATCGCCGCCAAGTACGGGGTGCCGAGGCTCGCCCGCTACCACTTGGAGTCGGCGCTGGAAGCGGTGCTGGAGGCGTCGCTGCTCCACCGGGAGTCCAGGGTTTCCCGGCAGCTGCTG
The Actinomycetota bacterium DNA segment above includes these coding regions:
- the ppc gene encoding phosphoenolpyruvate carboxylase, which codes for MRTGIDWLGALLEESLDRQEGPELLALMRELRRLTEQTPGRLSEVLAALDLPTTIRLVRAFSAFARFGNVAQQVREVEAVSTGPDWGLSPLIGRIRSEVSDRQVIDRVVAALEVRPVFTAHPTEAARRTFLTKLRNLAELLAQRTAATSPADLQRADRRLAEVIDGMWQTDELRIDKPDPLDEAASVLYYLTELGTEVIPDLLEDVDRELERLGIRLPAAARPVCFGTWVGGDRDGNPNVTPAVTLAVLIRLHERGIQALIRIIDQLFRDVSTSSRLAGVSAELAASLRQDAEQLPDVYATFVRLHAEEPYRLKCCYIHRRLENTGHRFARGMDHSPGCDYADAGELLAELQLMDASLRRCHGERIADGPLRRAIRTIAALGFGLATMDVREHAAAHHEVVGTLIDEAGAAPVPYASMSRTERTAFLAAELQSRRPLAGRLLALQGDQARTMGAFSVVRDALDRFGPGVIESYIISMSRGADDVLAPVILAREAGLIDLHAGVARIGFVPLFETIDELRRAGAIMDELLNDPGYRRLVALRGDLQEVLLGYSDSNKEAGITTSQWEIHRAQRQLRDVMQRHGAVLRLFHGRGGSVSRGGGPTHEAILAQPFGTLEGQIKFTEQGEVIAAKYGVPRLARYHLESALEAVLEASLLHRESRVSRQLLAEWDAVMDVVAGAAFTAYRAFVDAPELLEYFCSATPVEELGALNISSRPVSRPGGAGLEGLRAIPWVFGWNQSRQLVPGWFGLGSGLAAARRAGREEALVDMAAHWHFFRTFLAKVEFTLAKADLGIAAHWVQTLVDPSLHPMFAAVRAEFDLTVAEVLRLTKQERLLDRVPDLQQAIEARRPHLDPICYLQIGLLERLRASSDPDPLLRRALLLTVNGVAAGLGNTG